Within the Microbacterium sp. 1S1 genome, the region CCAGCCCCAGGGCATGCTCGGAGTGGTGGCGCTCATCGTCGTCCTGGCCTTCGTCGCCGGCACCCTCCCGGCGCGACGCGCGTCGCTGAAGACGCCGATCGACGCGCTGCGATACGAATAGAACATGCCTGCGTCGCCCAACACGAACAGCAATGCCCGCGGGCGCGCGACCGCCCGAGCTATCGAAGCGGCGGCGGTGCGGCTCGCCACGGAGAAGGGCGTCGCCGCGCTGACGGTCGATGAGATCTGTGTCGCAGCGGGCGTCAAGCAGCGCACGTTCTTCAATCACTTCCCGACCAAGGAGGATGCGCTGCTCGGGGCGGCGCAGCCGCGGCTGAACGAGCAGCGGGTGCGGGAGTACCTGAGCGACGATGGCGTGGGTGTCCTCACCGGGGCGCTGGGCCTGGTGGAACTCCCGGCGGCGGCGGACGGGCAGGAGGATCTCCTCGAGGCGAGGCTCCGCGTGCTCTCCGCCTCCCCGGCCTTGGCGGAGCGGCAGGCGGCCCGGCTGCTGCCGCTGGCACAGGAGGTACGGGAGATCATCCGGCTCAAGCTGCGCGCGCTCGATCGGGAGCGGCCGGCATCGCAGGTGGACGCCGCGGCAGACGTGCTCACGCGTATCGCAAGCGCGCTCATGCTGCGGCCCGGCCCGTCCGACGGGGCAGGCGCGGGGCTGGACGACCTCCGATGGGTGTGGGCCCGTCTGCTCTGAGGCGTCCGCAGCCTGTGCATCATGCACTGCGATGGGAGATTTTCAGGCGTAACGCACATTCCGGATGACGAGGACCCGTGGCTACTGTGGCCGCAACCCGTTCCTCCTCCTCCCGAAGGAATCCTCAT harbors:
- a CDS encoding TetR/AcrR family transcriptional regulator; this translates as MPASPNTNSNARGRATARAIEAAAVRLATEKGVAALTVDEICVAAGVKQRTFFNHFPTKEDALLGAAQPRLNEQRVREYLSDDGVGVLTGALGLVELPAAADGQEDLLEARLRVLSASPALAERQAARLLPLAQEVREIIRLKLRALDRERPASQVDAAADVLTRIASALMLRPGPSDGAGAGLDDLRWVWARLL